In Helianthus annuus cultivar XRQ/B chromosome 3, HanXRQr2.0-SUNRISE, whole genome shotgun sequence, a single window of DNA contains:
- the LOC110931573 gene encoding uncharacterized protein LOC110931573: MEGHPFAERVSVNEFQLVAELTKKHVEPKDILGIVKEQNKNNVSKIKTIYNARDKIREMNHKGQTPMEVLISHLHDNALDIITEEIKRDPLDCGCQLRKSYGLPCACEALMYSVAGQCIPLDSIDVFWRKLDKIPLKDEENENITCDVELKKFEQVFNNQSMLGKKIMLQKLKFITDPNEEPTVKKNTCGRPSLKKQQEKNEANQSKPSDKEPTIKKNTRGRPSLKKQQEKNGANRHSSHVSNFDILLEEIPSIFHHYVASIQDVEPDGNCGFRSIALCLGLSEDQWPKIRAELVEELSQDQYKKVFSRDYNEMYQSIYFEGMSCAPGTKWMIMPDIAVLIANRFGVVVHFLSKKGSSTCFPLWKGHEYFQDHRAVTIAHVHGNHFVMVRLEGEYPMPPTIGLWNQYKHSYAISWNSKYKWHLDFFTSSVSRSSKVVIDE, encoded by the exons ATGGAGGGACATCCATTCGCAGAACGTGTATCAGTTAATGAGTTTCAACTGGTTGCAGAGTTGACAAAGAAACATGTGGAGCCAAAAGATATTCTGGGTATTGTAAAGGAGCAGAACAAAAATAATGTCTCTAAGATTAAAACCATATACAATGCACGCGACAAAATCCGAGAGATGAACCATAAAGGGCAAACTCCAATGGAGGTTCTTATATCTCATTTACATGATAATG CGTTAGATATAATAACAGAAGAGATCAAGCGAGACCCTTTAGATTGTGGATGTCAACTTCGTAAAAGTTACGGATTACCATGTGCTTGTGAAGCTTTAATGTATTCCGTAGCAG GTCAATGTATTCCTTTGGATTCGATCGACGTATTTTGGAGGAAACTTGATAAGATACCATTAAAAGACGAGGAAAATGAAAACATTACTTGTGACGTCGAATTGAAAAAGTTTGAACAAGTCTTTAACAACCAGTCCATGCTTGGAAAGAAAATTATGCTACAAAAGCTAAAATTCATAACCGATCCTA ATGAAGAACCTACCGTTAAGAAGAATACTTGTGGACGGCCAAGCTTGAAAAAACAACAAGAAAAAAATGAAGCTAATCAAAGTAAACCTTCAGATAAAGAACCTACTATTAAGAAGAATACTCGTGGACGGCCAAGCTTGAAAAAACAACAAGAAAAAAATGGAGCTAAT AGACATAGTTCTCATGTGAGCAATTTTGACATATTATTGGAAGAAATCCCATCCATCTTTCATCATTACGTCGCATCTATACAAGATGTTGAACCTGATGGAAATTGTGGATTTCGATCAATAGCTCTTTGTTTAGGGCTCAGTGAAGATCAGTGGCCAAAAATCCGAGCTGAATTGGTAGAGGAGTTGTCTCAAGATCAATACAAGAAAGTGTTTAGTAGAGATTACAATGAAATGTATCAGTCTATATATTTTGAAGGAATGAGTTGTGCACCAGGAACAAAATGGATGATTATGCCTGATATTGCTGTCTTGATTGCAAACCGGTTTGGCGTTGTCGTTCATTTCTTGAGCAAAAAGGGTTCCAGCACTTGCTTCCCGCTTTGGAAAGGCCATGAATACTTTCAAGACCATCGAGCAGTTACTATCGCACACGTGCATGGTAACCATTTTGTCATGGTGCGATTAGAAGGTGAGTACCCAATGCCGCCTACTATTGGACTATGGAATCAATATAAACATTCGTATGCAATTTCATGGAACTCGAAGTATAAGTGGCATCTAGATTTCTTTACTAGTTCTGTTTCTCGTTCTTCAAAGGTCGTGATAGATGAGTAG